A stretch of the Ornithodoros turicata isolate Travis chromosome 4, ASM3712646v1, whole genome shotgun sequence genome encodes the following:
- the LOC135391682 gene encoding uncharacterized protein LOC135391682, with product MDIEEALRNHRRTYAGGRGLRRTVVCNCASYCYFSLAIVLFSLGTVLTILVLDDSDKVFPNLTHMWLIGPIFISSGLMFAVKTIMYLRRETMLAYLSRQHSFLRELQLAAMEPSYFSRSLNGASPPPPPYDVVVREGEQRPLNPNHTMLNNNNNNNVVTPTESSPPSYEEAMLLSRTDRSEEHETEDTADISKDVETSDNRQPRSS from the exons ATGGACATTGAAGAAGCACTTCGAAATCACCGACGCACGTACGCGGGCGGTCGGGGTCTTCGACGTACGGTTGTGTGCAACTGCGCCTCGTACTGTTATTTTTCCCTGGCGATTGTGCTCTTTTCGCTGGGCACGGTGCTGACCATACTCGTGTTGGATGACAGTGACAAGGTTTTTCCCAACCTGACTCATATGTGGCTCATTGGGCCGATATTTATCAGCTCCGGACTGATGTTCGCTGTGAAAACAATCATGTATCTTAGACGTGAGACTATGCTTGCTTATCTGTCAAGACAACATTCCTTCTTGAGG GAACTCCAGTTAGCAGCAATGGAGCCCTCCTATTTTAG CCGGAGCCTAAATGGAGCATCTCCGCCGCCACCACCTTACGATGTTGTAGTGAGGGAGGGAGAACAGCGGCCGCTCAACCCCAACCACACTatgctgaacaacaacaacaacaacaacgtggTCACTCCAACAGAATCGTCCCCACCGTCGTACGAGGAAGCCATGCTGCTCAGCCGCACAGACAGATCTGAAGAACACGAGACTGAGGACACTGCAGATATCTCAAA GGATGTGGAGACAAGTGACAATCGACAGCCACGATCTTCATGA